The Centropristis striata isolate RG_2023a ecotype Rhode Island chromosome 1, C.striata_1.0, whole genome shotgun sequence nucleotide sequence GGGTTTGAAGCCAGGAGTGTCTTTCTATAGTATGATTTCATGACACAACCACTAGTGTTCAcgtcttttttttccacctttttgaGACTTGAACAGTCAATCATAGAACTGCAGTTACTTGATTTACAGAGTGCATTATTATTTAACTAAATGATTAAGACGACAGAACATAAAGCCACCTCTTCTATTTTACAGGTCTGTAATttctaaattgtttttataaacaTGTCCAAGAAGCTTCCTGGAAAGAACTGTCCACTTTCCTTATTAAAGTATGATTTGGAACTTTATTTACCACGTATgttgaattgtttgtttgtctgtttcacATTTTGACATGACATACACCCATACAAGACTCTCAAGCAATTAATTGGAATGAACTAAGTGAAAGGGATGGTATCGTGAACCTGTTCCAAATTGTGACATCCATCAGAAGCATATGTCTCTGAGCTTATCCGTTCCTTTTATCGATGCTGGTATATGTTGCACATTGCAAAACAATCGTGACAAACTCAAGACTTCTTGCAGCAAGAATGAGTCATGGCTGAGAAGTGAAAACTGTGAAGTGTGAAGCATGGCTTCACTTCACAAAGAAGTAAATCTTTAGAAAGCTGCTTTCAATGTAACATATTTCCGTGCAACATGGTCTTGAATTCCAGGAATGACTATCTGACACTCGCACAGGAGTGCCACTACTTCACAACCGAGCAGCATGTTTATAAGTGAGGGTAAATATCCCATAATAACATTGGCACCATGCAGGCGGGCTGAGCAGGTTTTTTCTTTCACAAAGAaaacttaaatgaaaaacaaaatctgtGCAAATATTCTCTCCTTTCATCCATTTTAGAGGATTAAAGACAACACCGCAATTCAGACTCAGACATAATACAATCCAGAGAATGGAGTCACACTCCCTCTGCATGTTTTAATCAGAGCTTCTCAGTTCCTTATCGACAACAAACAACTAATTTTTGTGGTAGCCGGTTTGGCTGACCCTGCCTGTTTGTGTCCCACTCACTGACTCTATGGCCTTTGTACGGCAGATATCGCTGATAACAACCTCACAACCCACAGTGTTTAGGAATTGAGGAAGCAGAACGGCCACCTGCTGGTTCCCTTTCAGGTTACACTGTTAGCTCAGTCactacttttgttgtttttaggaCTAAAACAGAAAAGCATGAAACATTTGAGAGGcttaaaacagatttttctgacatttttgcaaaaataattacttcAACTATCGATTCATTACCAAAATAGTTGGcatctgtttttctgttgagCAACTTATTGATTAGTTGATAAAATCGTTCCAGCTctcagaacacagaacacagaacacacacacacacacacatgcagctatCATAAATGCCACAGCTCTGTCAACAATCACAGGTAGTATGGTGGTAAATACATCTTAGCCTTACACTCAAAATATTTGGAAATGCTTCAAGTGTCAAGCAGCTTTGACTGAACATAAAAGAAcagaaagtgattttttaaagttttggctGCTTCCACCCCTTTCTGAGCTGCCGACTTAGCCCTGAGAGAGGAAAGCCGCTGCGGAGTGGAGATAAGGCTCCACCTGCCAGCCATGCTCAtcactgtttgtgtgttatgtgttggctgtgtgtgtgtgtgtagccatcCCAGGTCTGCCAAGATAAGTGGCTCTCAGGAAGCCAACCAAAAAATCTGAGTTAGACTAAACACCCAACAGAGATCAAGTCAGTACAAaggaaaatacatatttttaggGAATAgagtgaaatgaaaaaagataAACCCAAAGATAATTTCTTCTGCAGCAGCGGCAGAAACGCCTGTCGGCCATCAGCTCAATgcttttacatacaaaactttatttctgatattgtttttttttgtatctcataatcactttttaaaaattgtgacatattatcattattatacaaaGTCATAAATACTGCCCTGTTAACATGCAGCTTGGTTTATCCAAACCCAAGTGGAAAGCTTTTTATACGTCTGTTCACATCTGGGTTGTCCACACCACACCAGGAACGATAAAGATAACTATTACTATATAGTCTTAAAAATCGCTCTGACCCAAGTGGATGACTGATTCCACACCACAACTATAACTACGACAGTGGTGAAAAGTATCGTTGGGATCACTGTCAGAGTGATttgatttataataaaaacaccaaCAGCCAATCCAAACCTTCTGGATAATAAACAAGTATGTGTTCTTATTAAAATCAAGAGCATCTTGACATCATCCTGCCTGTGTGATGCTAAAGCAACTGTGCGGCACATTTTCTTATTGAAATTATAGACAACACTAAACACATCCTCCATCCTTCGTAAGACATGTATGATGAAACCACAGCAATTCTGTGATGAAAGCCTTGCTtcactgatgtgttttcctTTGCTGTAAATAGACTGTAATGATGGATGTTTACTCATTTAACAGCTGGATAGTTAGCTAATCAACTTGCTAATTCCACCAGGCTTTCATGCCAAACTGGTAACAGAAAATTAGCCCAACAGTGAGATACCAGCCAGCAGCACTGCTCGCTCCAACAGTCACTCCGCCTCAACCCACGGCACTGGCAGATTACTTAACCAGGGGGAGATCTGACAGGAGCCCTGGAGACAGACGGAGTAAGTTAGTTCGCCAGCAGCAGGGACTGAGGCGGAGGGAGACACAGCAGGAACACAGGGTGTCACTGGGTTCGTAAATGATTTTTCCAGTTCAcatatatctattttttaaagCCAAATGCAAGTTACGTACTTGAGGCATGATTAATGCACACTGCTAACAGAATGTGGCCATACATGGCCCAGACCACCTCTTAATATATGTATTGAATGTGGTTTGAATAAGCAGATCTCAATGTGTCTGGAGCGATTCACACCTGGACTcagagctgtccacttgtgatcagATGTTAATGTCAGGTGTGAACAGGGCCTATGAGAAATGTATGAGAAATATTCAATTCTTTACTAAGTTGTTAATTGCTTATAATCTCATTATGAAACATTAGAAGATCATTTCTAATACTTATGAGATACAAAGTCAAAGCAAATGACTTATTTCCAAAGATAAGTCTTCACATAAATATGACTTAGTCAGAGATAGTTTATGTCATAATATGAgatacagttattattattagattataagttgttgtttttttaaaggcacaattATGCAAAAGTGTCTCATTGTTATGagatgacaaacataatggtGGAAATGGGCTTCCAAAGAAGAGTAATGTAGTTATTCTGAGGATATTTCCCTCCTCATGTAAACATCAGCTGCTGAAACTGTGTGCAGTCTACCAGAGATGATCCTGGCTCCTTTAAACAttacaaaacagagaaagaaacaaagagatgTTTCTttatacatgaaaaaaacatcagcTGATCTCTCGATACAGCTCTACaccacacagataaaaacatgatcaatcaTCTGTCTTTTTATCATCTTCATCTGACACAACAGCTCTACTTACATTCTGCTGATAGTAACTCTTGTGGTGTATCGGCAGCTCTCCATTTCTCACCCTTTCTGAGAAAATGACAGGAAGTATAATAGGAAGTGAAGTACATGTGTCTCATTGCGTTGTCGCCCTGCCTCTGCAGGCATTAAGAGCAATATCATATCGCGCTTTTTTAGACTCTAGAAAGGGCTTCTCCGAGTGTGAATGAGCGCGCTTGTTTAAGGGAAGGAAGCAGATACCACGAGCCACAAGTCATGCTTGTGTCGATGCGAAGAAGTGTGTGATCTTGTGTGAAGCCATGACAGGAGCTGCACTGATCAAACTCCTCATCCTTGTGATCCTCGCCTTCATCATCTGCCTCCCAGAATTCTTCACATTGTCTCGAGGTGGGTCGAGGTTaatccactgtgtgtgtgtgtgtgtgtgtgtttgtgtttctagaAAATGCTTCACTGTCAGTTCTCAACCACTTGAAGCATTAAAAAGGAAGAAGTGTTTGCTTTTGTTCAAACTTTACATCAAAGGTCGACCTTTAAAAAAggtaaactttattttgttgagtcgctttgttttgtttcttcctcTCTATGTCGACTCGCCTGTCTCAACCTCTATCTTTCAAGTTTTGTGAGCGAACAATCTCTTCCAAATATAGCTCCATACAACGCTGACTGACAGCTGCTTTGAAAATGTTTCCGTATTGTGTTGCCTTGAAAAGCATGTTCTCTTTTTGCGAGCAGCTTGCTTTGGCCTTTGTACTCGTGCACGTGTTTGCCTTCAATGGCATCGCTTTTtgtctgctcctctcctctccagtctgtctttgtgtgtcagATAAACTGGAGGCAATAGCTTCCATTTTGAGATCTCGCTCTGATTTCTGACTTGAGAGCACTTTGCTCTTGTTCCACTTGAAGCCTGCTCCTGCCAAGAAACCGATCTGAATTTCTGTTGTTTATTCCCTTTCTCCTTTCAGTGTCAAAAGTGAACTTCCTCTGCCTGCCGTACCGACCCTGTGAGCGAGGGAATCAGGTGAAGAAGGGGCAAAATGGGAAGGTTGGGGAAGCTGAAATTAGGAAAAAGGATATCTGTAAGCCTTCACAGACTCCAGAAGGTGATAGGTGGGAGCAGGACTGCACACAAGACCATCAAAGCAACATGACAGATCCCGAGTTAGACTCCAGGAGAGGCGGCGACGGCCCAGAAAAGAGCTGGTTCATCTGTGAAACAGATCTGGACATGGCAGAATTACATAGCAACATCTCATCTTCAGGTATTACACTTTGGTCCACACTGATCTCAACAACTACTGaaacttaattttacattcatagTCCCCAGAGGATTTATTTCTTCTTGTGCCACATGAGGTTGATATTTTCAGTGAAATTTCCTTCCACAAGAAAATGTGAAggttttgattttaaattatGCAGTTTTGCTGAATCAAACTAGTTTTCATTTCGGCTCCATGGGAAGAAAACAGTGTTTGCTTGTATTGATTTCTTGATTTTATTTCCCCACCCACTGTAGCCTGGGAGCCTTGAACAGTCAGTGTAGCTACAGAAAAATAAGTTACAAACACATACAGCAGGACatctgtgtgatttaaacagttTTCTATGTATATTCGCTTCACTGAACAGGACAAGAATAGATTCAATGTGGGGTTTCTCCATGACATGTGCATCTGAATCAGTATGGATATATTTCATTAAAGCGTATCTGTTCCATGAGACACATGTATTGGCTGCAACAGAATGACTGTTAGAGGACTCCTCTCATCTCAACATTTTCTCGATAAATTATAGCATCCTCATTCCCACCCTCCTCCCCCACACAGCACCTTTCCTGTGCCTGTGTTGGCTCATCCAGATGCTCTCCTCTCCACATTAGTTTTCCATTTATAGGGCTTGGATGCTGCACAAAAACGCTTAGGTGCTGCACCTAAACCCCATAATGGCAAGGAGGACCCTGGGTTGTGAACATTAATTAAGCTGCCACTGAAAACTGCAGTGTTTGTGCTTTGCCAGCTAACAAAAGGTCATTCCGAATCTTTTGTAGATATTTAAGTTTAGTTATTTGCATGTTAAAAGACAAACCCAGAGTAATAGGAAGGTAATTAAGTACTAGATTTGAACTTGATAAAACACAACTACACCCTATCCCTACTACTAGTTAGCAAATGtcagcatgcaaacacactaaactaaaaccactTTCCCACTGGCAAAAAAACCACACCCTCACACACCCATTTATATCTAGCTCTTTAGTGGGAAACTTTACAATCTGCATTTATATCCAGAACAAATGACTCTATAGTAGTCACAAGTATTCATCAGCGATGATGATGAAGATTACACCTGGGTTCACACGTTTATTTTTGCACCTTTTCGTCCAACCTTTTCTTCAAAGTTGGACAATGCTCTGACTGATGACTATGACTTTGTCATCCAGGGCACATAGTCTGTCCGTCTCCTTCTTAGCATCGCTTGCAAAACCTTCCCAATTAGTCGGCAAAGGgtttaaaagtaaaactgaatgacacacactcactggccactttattagctaacgaggtgtacctaataaagtggaggggaggtcttctgctgctgtagcccatctgttgcaaggttggacgtgttgtgtgttctgATATGTTGTTCTGCACACCTTGGTTGTAACCAGTGgctatttgagttactgttgtcCGTCTataatcttgaaccagtctggccattctcctctgacctttgGCATCAGCAACGCAATTCGGCaactgctgctcactggatatttttctctttttttttttttttaaagattatttttttgggcatttttgctttattgaaagtgatagatagaaagggggaaacagaggagaggacatgcggcaaagggacctgaggccggattcgaacccgggtccgccgcaggaaggactcagccttaatggtatgcgctctaccagtgtgagccaccgggacgccccaatatttttctctttttagaaccattctctgtaaactctagagatgtttgtgtgtgaaaatcccagctgatcagcagtttctgaaatactcagaccagcccgtctggcactaacaaccatgccacattAAAAGTAACTTAAATCATCTTTCTTCGCCATTCTAATGCTCCCTTTAAACTTCAGCAGgtcatcttcaccatgtctacatgcttAAATTCATCAAGTTGCTGCCATGTAATTGGCTGATaagatatttgtgttaacaGGCAGTTGAACAGGtatacctaataaagtggccagtgagcaTACATCAAATATATGTGACGCACcagaacaagaaacaaaaaaacggaAAGAATACTAATCTTCTGGCAATAGAAAAGGAGTCTATTGCATATTTATAGCAGGGGTATCAGATTGTGAACATGATACATATTTTACCATGTTAGaatgctgatgttagcatttaggCAGTAGTGTGTTTAAGTACAGCCTCACGGAGCCTCGAACATGACTGCTAAAAACCCCTGACATGATCATTACAGTTGCTAAAGTGTGCATCTGCTTTCTGAGCTTCATAACTTTATCTTAATTGCacagttttcttcaacaaatgtACGGAGCATGGCTGTAATCGATGCATTCATCTGTTTATCCATCCGCAGCTCTAAAAGTAAACGTCGAGGTGTCGGTGGAACTTCAACTACGAGATGCACAGACCCTAAATCTCACGTTGTATGGCCACAGTAATCACAGCTCCTTACATCTCCATCTACCTGAGGTGGAAGATGAGAAGGAGGATGAAGGGCAGGGGaaggcattttactgctgtctcCCTGTGCTGCCCACCTCAGAGACGCCCAATCAAAGCCGCTGTCTCCTTTGGCTCGCCAATCAAACAGTTTTGACTGCAACAGCAAAGGAAAAGCTGCCATGGAAACGGACAGAGAAAGGTTGGTGTCGGGATGACAGAGCTCTTTGTTCCCTCTGCGGTCAGTGAGGCTTTACTCTGAGattggagaggagaggggacaaTAAGGGCCAAAGAAATTGGCCAATCAGTTTTCATTTTAGGTTAAACTGATTCAATTTCATTCAAACCCGTTCTCTCTCCCAGTccacagtggagtaattttttcCAATAGAGCAAATTTCCCTCAATTCTTCCTCTCTTGAGTTCAATCTCGGCTCTGAAACTCTgtttcccttcctctctctgtacTGTGATCTGAGAGTTACAGTACATCTTAATCTACTGTATCTCCAAGGCTGTATTGATTCTGGCCTACTCTGGTCTCGCCAACACTCCCCCAAGCCTAAAGCTAAGTCATattttccagtgtgtgtgtgtgtgtgtgtgtgtgtgtgttgaaagcTGTAAATCTAACTCACTTTAACTTTCCAACTAAACTTTTCCatactctctctttctgtttccttCCTGTTCAAATTTGTTGCTGTATCTCCTActattatttcttcattttttgtctaATTTCTGTCTCCAGCATATTTTTTTGAAtgcatttatttcctctgtttattttctcctctctcactcACCAATTACATCTGTCATGCGGGTGAGTACACAACAAACAAGAGAAAGGAGAGCAGGGATTTATGGTAATATGAAGGGGCATAAGCTTACATGCAGGTAGGTACAGATATCAGGGTTCAGGTTCAGGTGGCTAGACAGCAAGGTACAAAGCAACATTGATAATCTGGAAAGGACTGATATATTGCTGCATTCAGTGGTGTGGGAATATTTggaaaaatgacagtaaaagtccAGCTAGTGTCAAGTTGGAACAACAACTTGGAACCCCCCTTTAAGCTTTGTGATGGacttatctttatttatttatctttgttttttgacattgcattgactaaaaaagtaattgtttgACAGATTAAAGAAATTAGTTGCCGCACACCTTTTTCTGTAACCTCAATCTGTCTCTGTGactccctgtctgtcctccagATGAGTGGCGGTGTTGGTTCAGGGTGATCTGGCTGGTTCTATTGTGTGTGGTGATGCTGACTATTATCATGATTGTGCTTGGGCAAATCTACTTCAGGGGACACTCATGCCgtaagacacacacatgcacacagtggGTAACAGTAGTTAGATCTTTAGAAGTTGACCTATAAATATTGCTTATTTTTGTTAGAAACGCTGAAGATGCAGCCTGGTGGTAACAACGTCACGCGCCACCAGCTGAACGGTAAATTAAAATTTGCTACTCTACTTTCTATTTTCCCATATGTCCCTttctatcagtgtgtgtgtagacaTTTTATAAGTTCATTAGCAGTTGTCAttaaattttgtaatttttaattcAAGTTGAAAAAGTTGTTCCTAATGCGAAGATTTAAAgcaaacaagtttttaaaaacaaatacacataaaCAATCCAATCTATTCAATCACATAAATTCAAGCAAACCTGAATATTATGATAAATAACATGTCACAACCAGTATatttatatagtctatggtCACAACACATGTAATAAGGCCATATGAGCACTTCTATGAGTGTCTCTTCTCAGAATTATGACATGTATTCTCGTTATCATGGCAAACTAAGATTTCTGTTTTCAGGTGAGGTCAGTTCACGTCTTTATGAATTGAGTTATAATAGATATATCTTATATACTGTGTGTTTCTAATTATCGTTTAACTAGATGCTGAACAGCACAGAGAGATCATCTTTCCCAAAGGTAAATGATTTAGGTAAATTACAAGTAAGACTCCATAAACTGGACAAAATATTTACGTCTTATTTTTTCTTACATGATTTAAatttacatataatttatagaaaaaatgtgcacaaaagttgtattaaatgtaaataaaaacagaatgcataagctttaccataaaatatattgtctgtcctatacaatttttaatttaatttattgacCTCTCATTGTCCAACAGGGACAGCCCTTCACTCCATTAGGTCCCAATCTCAGCCAGGTCAGTTTCTACATGCATACACACGGTTTGAATgaaaatcattaaattaattcatCATTTCAGCCCTTTGacaacttttcttttcctttctttaaaTGGACAGGACTGACACCAATTAAAGAAGTTGACATTCAAGGTAGAAAAttgtaaacacacactaacaaatTCAGAGAAATGTATGACTTTGTGTGTTCACAATGTCTATGCATTTTTCAGATGACATAGAAACTCTGCTGGATGGAAATGTTGACCACTGCTATACAGGTAAGCATGCAAACTGAAAGAGGCTACTTTAAGTTTGTCAATTtgttataaaaagaaaattggAAGTTAAGTGTTAACTGCACAATAATGGCAATGTGTTCAATCATGATATATTAtacacttaaattaaactactTTAGGTCACAAAATAGAGTGCATGAAATGACAATGTGGAACCACACCATGCAGCCTGTGCAATGCAACTTTTCATTgcaaattataatttaaaaatatacaatagccTTCCTAAGTGTAGTATCACTATAACCAGGAAAGAGACAAAACTcagacaattaaacaaaaatggc carries:
- the LOC131975426 gene encoding uncharacterized protein LOC131975426 produces the protein MTGAALIKLLILVILAFIICLPEFFTLSRVSKVNFLCLPYRPCERGNQVKKGQNGKVGEAEIRKKDICKPSQTPEGDRWEQDCTQDHQSNMTDPELDSRRGGDGPEKSWFICETDLDMAELHSNISSSALKVNVEVSVELQLRDAQTLNLTLYGHSNHSSLHLHLPEVEDEKEDEGQGKAFYCCLPVLPTSETPNQSRCLLWLANQTVLTATAKEKLPWKRTEKDEWRCWFRVIWLVLLCVVMLTIIMIVLGQIYFRGHSCQTLKMQPGGNNVTRHQLNDAEQHREIIFPKGTALHSIRSQSQPGLTPIKEVDIQDDIETLLDGNVDHCYTANLHHRVHPFTSSLTEEQAW